One stretch of Comamonas testosteroni DNA includes these proteins:
- a CDS encoding acyl-CoA dehydrogenase family protein — MFRESVRRFVEKELIPLEHKLDSAGLLDDATAQQVRERAKAAGLWLLDVPEEIGGQGLSLLPLTVFWEEVGRSTVASWVRDHGLFGPMVGPILMGLNETQRKEYLYPVVEGRKRFCFAQTEPDAGSDPSAMRTRAVKTDTGYRLNGVKRFITRAAKADFALVMAVTDPEKRARGGISCFIVDMKAQGVTLASSEKTLMGDSPCEIALQDVDVPFDNLVGVEGKGFALAQGYINHGRIRQGAHSIGAAERCLNLTAEYASQRKTFGEPLSERQGVQWMLADGFTEVYASRLMVYDAARKVEAGVDAKLETFMIKTFAVEMGFRVLDTCMQLHGGMGLTQDTPIERFWRDLRSYRITEGPTEVLRTTLARQILKNFA, encoded by the coding sequence ATGTTTCGCGAATCTGTGCGCCGCTTTGTCGAGAAGGAACTGATTCCACTCGAGCATAAGCTGGACTCCGCCGGTTTGCTGGATGATGCCACCGCACAGCAGGTGCGCGAGCGCGCCAAGGCCGCTGGCCTCTGGCTGCTCGATGTCCCCGAAGAAATCGGCGGGCAGGGCCTCTCGCTGTTGCCGCTCACCGTCTTCTGGGAAGAGGTTGGACGCAGCACGGTCGCCTCGTGGGTGCGCGATCACGGTCTCTTCGGACCGATGGTCGGCCCCATCCTGATGGGCCTGAACGAAACGCAGCGCAAGGAATACCTCTACCCCGTCGTGGAAGGCCGCAAGCGCTTTTGCTTTGCCCAGACCGAGCCGGATGCGGGTTCCGATCCGTCCGCCATGCGCACGCGCGCGGTCAAGACCGACACCGGCTATCGCCTCAATGGCGTGAAGCGCTTCATCACCCGCGCGGCCAAGGCCGATTTCGCGCTGGTGATGGCGGTGACCGATCCCGAGAAGCGCGCGCGCGGCGGCATCTCATGCTTCATCGTGGACATGAAAGCGCAAGGGGTCACGTTGGCCAGTTCCGAGAAAACCTTGATGGGTGATTCGCCGTGCGAGATCGCTCTGCAAGATGTAGATGTCCCCTTCGACAATCTGGTGGGGGTCGAAGGCAAGGGCTTTGCATTGGCACAGGGCTACATCAATCACGGCCGCATCCGTCAAGGTGCACATTCCATCGGCGCTGCCGAGCGTTGCCTGAATCTCACGGCCGAATATGCCTCACAGCGGAAGACTTTCGGCGAGCCGCTGTCCGAACGCCAGGGCGTGCAATGGATGCTCGCCGACGGCTTCACCGAGGTCTACGCCTCGCGCCTCATGGTCTATGACGCGGCGCGCAAGGTCGAAGCCGGCGTGGACGCCAAGCTAGAGACTTTCATGATCAAGACCTTCGCCGTGGAGATGGGCTTTCGCGTCCTCGACACCTGCATGCAGCTGCATGGCGGCATGGGCCTCACGCAGGACACGCCCATCGAGCGCTTCTGGCGCGACCTGCGCAGCTACCGCATCACCGAAGGGCCGACCGAGGTGCTGCGCACCACGCTCGCCCGCCAGATTCTCAAGAACTTCGCCTGA
- a CDS encoding Rieske 2Fe-2S domain-containing protein, giving the protein MSQLDERRLARAAQFNRLTESSPHTDMGKLLRQFWQPIALSESVEVGTAIPLKIMHEELTLYRGASGKLHLVGGRCAHRRTLLHTGWVDGEQIRCIYHGWQFDSTGSCVNRPAEADTGMPRTKIAGYPVKEYQGLVFAYMGEGEAPEFDLPRKLLTEREGAIVANGMERWDNNWFQQVENSMDAVHVSFVHMALTVGAFGKAVTTGIPELSYEETSAGIRQTARRSKDNIRQSDWTFPNNNHITVPGLTPDDPWLDVFVWMTPNDDLNTTRFMIYSLPPGASEASRMRFKAYFAKYGKYDPADHHDELFSSRVWKDPEDTFVGLTAAQDYLSIRGQERVTKREDEILGRSDLGIVTLRKLFWRELDLVRAGQPIKTWSSLDEPVELPHQPGDEPAVAAQA; this is encoded by the coding sequence ATGAGTCAACTCGACGAGCGCCGCCTCGCACGCGCCGCGCAATTCAACCGCCTCACCGAAAGCAGTCCCCACACAGACATGGGCAAGCTGCTACGCCAGTTCTGGCAGCCCATCGCGCTGAGCGAAAGCGTGGAAGTGGGGACGGCCATCCCGCTCAAGATAATGCACGAGGAGCTGACGCTGTATCGCGGCGCGAGCGGCAAGTTGCATCTCGTGGGCGGTCGCTGCGCACACCGCCGCACGTTGCTCCACACCGGATGGGTCGACGGCGAGCAGATCCGCTGCATCTACCACGGCTGGCAGTTCGACAGTACTGGCTCCTGCGTCAACCGCCCCGCCGAAGCCGACACCGGTATGCCGCGCACCAAGATCGCGGGTTACCCCGTCAAGGAATATCAGGGTCTGGTGTTCGCCTACATGGGTGAAGGCGAAGCCCCCGAGTTCGATCTGCCGCGCAAGCTGCTGACCGAGCGCGAAGGCGCCATCGTTGCCAACGGCATGGAGCGCTGGGACAACAACTGGTTCCAGCAAGTAGAGAACTCGATGGACGCAGTGCACGTGAGCTTTGTGCACATGGCACTCACCGTCGGCGCCTTCGGCAAGGCCGTGACCACCGGCATTCCCGAACTAAGCTACGAAGAAACGTCTGCCGGCATCCGCCAGACTGCTCGCCGCAGCAAGGACAACATACGCCAGAGTGACTGGACTTTCCCGAACAACAATCACATCACAGTGCCAGGCCTGACGCCTGACGACCCGTGGCTCGACGTGTTTGTCTGGATGACGCCCAACGACGATCTGAACACCACGCGCTTCATGATCTACAGCCTGCCGCCGGGTGCCAGCGAAGCCTCGCGCATGCGCTTCAAGGCCTACTTCGCCAAGTACGGCAAGTACGACCCGGCGGACCACCATGACGAGTTGTTCAGCTCGCGCGTCTGGAAGGATCCGGAAGACACCTTCGTGGGCCTGACCGCCGCGCAGGACTACCTGTCCATCCGTGGACAGGAGCGCGTGACCAAGCGTGAGGACGAGATTCTAGGTCGCTCGGACCTTGGCATCGTCACGCTGCGCAAGCTGTTCTGGCGGGAGCTCGATCTGGTACGCGCAGGTCAGCCAATTAAGACGTGGTCGTCGCTTGATGAACCTGTCGAGCTGCCACATCAGCCCGGAGACGAGCCCGCAGTCGCCGCACAGGCCTGA
- a CDS encoding ABC transporter ATP-binding protein, with the protein MSEILAHRTPAPILDIANVSKVFSLNGRPIHALKDVNLKIQKGEFICLIGASGCGKSTLLRIMGGFEKVSTGVAKMYHTPISEPGPDRGMVFQDYGLFPWLTVRQNIAFGPKQRGLTEVKLKEISDHYLNMVGLTKFADHFPNQLSGGMKQRVSIARALANECEVLLMDEPFGALDALTREVLQQELLDIWEKTKLTVIFVTHAVEEAVLLADRVVVMTAGPGRVERDYRIPLERPRHITAPEFNLVRKELTEMLSSHVAHHAKAA; encoded by the coding sequence ATGTCTGAAATCCTTGCTCACCGTACTCCCGCGCCCATTCTGGACATTGCCAATGTCAGCAAGGTCTTTAGTTTGAATGGCCGTCCCATCCACGCTCTGAAGGACGTGAACCTGAAGATCCAGAAGGGCGAATTCATTTGCTTGATCGGTGCTTCGGGCTGCGGCAAATCCACGCTGCTGCGCATCATGGGGGGCTTTGAGAAAGTCTCGACGGGCGTGGCCAAGATGTATCACACGCCGATTTCCGAGCCCGGGCCGGATCGAGGCATGGTGTTCCAGGACTATGGTTTGTTTCCATGGCTCACTGTGCGCCAGAACATTGCATTTGGTCCCAAGCAACGAGGCCTGACGGAGGTCAAGCTCAAGGAAATCTCGGATCACTATCTGAACATGGTAGGACTGACCAAGTTTGCAGATCATTTTCCCAACCAGCTGTCAGGCGGCATGAAGCAGCGCGTGTCGATCGCGCGAGCGCTGGCCAATGAGTGTGAAGTGCTGCTCATGGACGAGCCTTTCGGCGCTTTGGATGCGCTGACTCGCGAAGTGCTGCAGCAGGAGCTGCTGGATATCTGGGAAAAGACCAAGCTGACCGTGATTTTCGTCACCCATGCAGTGGAGGAGGCTGTTTTGCTGGCCGACCGCGTGGTGGTCATGACGGCCGGTCCAGGCCGTGTGGAGCGTGACTATCGTATTCCACTGGAGCGCCCGCGCCATATCACTGCACCGGAATTCAACCTGGTGCGCAAAGAGCTGACGGAAATGCTCAGCAGTCATGTGGCGCATCACGCCAAGGCTGCCTGA
- a CDS encoding ABC transporter substrate-binding protein, with product MLSRRLLLASLTTTAMALSVTAPAQAADKVIKVGTLKLIHGITPYFYDKFTPAGYKIEVIPFETPTDGKNAIVTKSVDFGTYGLAAATLGAAAGEPVVIVAPTCNGGMAIVVGKNSGIGNFKELKGKRVGILPGSTQEAVFLDRLKAEGMTLKDLKSVRVSFSEMAGALERGDIDGYVGAEPGPSISAIRGVGKVLEFPYSTPTGKVNMVMTTHADTVKSDPELTKVFLEIHRKASEYAMAHRPELVQMAGAKLGLPADVANLAADNVELTWKIDQDWINRSKYYGSLMLERKQIRKLPDYSSFIVTGFNPK from the coding sequence ATGCTGTCTCGCCGTCTTTTGCTCGCTTCTTTGACTACTACTGCCATGGCCTTGTCTGTGACGGCTCCAGCACAGGCTGCTGACAAGGTCATCAAGGTGGGGACGCTCAAACTCATTCATGGCATAACACCTTATTTCTACGATAAGTTCACGCCAGCGGGCTACAAGATCGAAGTCATCCCGTTTGAAACACCTACCGATGGCAAGAATGCGATAGTTACCAAATCTGTGGATTTCGGTACCTATGGTTTGGCCGCTGCCACCCTGGGTGCTGCTGCGGGCGAGCCTGTGGTCATCGTCGCGCCGACTTGCAACGGTGGGATGGCGATTGTGGTGGGCAAGAACAGCGGCATTGGCAACTTCAAGGAACTCAAGGGCAAGCGAGTGGGCATTCTGCCCGGCTCCACGCAGGAAGCCGTGTTTCTGGATCGTCTGAAGGCTGAAGGCATGACGCTCAAGGACCTGAAGTCCGTGCGCGTGTCCTTCAGCGAGATGGCGGGTGCGTTGGAGCGTGGCGATATCGATGGCTATGTTGGGGCAGAACCTGGCCCTTCCATCAGCGCTATTCGCGGTGTGGGCAAGGTTCTCGAGTTTCCTTACAGCACGCCCACTGGCAAGGTCAACATGGTCATGACCACCCATGCCGACACTGTCAAAAGCGATCCAGAACTGACCAAGGTATTCCTGGAGATTCACCGCAAGGCCTCCGAATACGCCATGGCCCATCGTCCTGAGCTGGTACAGATGGCGGGGGCCAAGCTGGGCCTGCCCGCCGATGTGGCCAATCTGGCTGCCGACAATGTGGAGCTGACATGGAAGATTGATCAGGACTGGATCAACCGCAGCAAGTACTACGGCTCGCTGATGCTGGAGCGCAAGCAGATTCGTAAGTTGCCTGATTACAGCAGCTTCATCGTGACGGGTTTTAACCCCAAGTAA
- the atzF gene encoding allophanate hydrolase, producing MLIGSFEDWKRAYQEGADPAALLEQQRRSLASDDSAWISFASDAQLKAQLLQLEALQQTQGRERLPLFGIPFAVKDNIDVEGFVTTAACPAFAYSAQRDAVAVQRLRQAGAIVLGKTNLDQFATGLVGTRSPFGAVPNTFDSRLISGGSSSGSASVVARGLVPFALSTDTAGSGRIPAAFNQIVGIKPTPGAVPGTGLVPACRTLDCIGVLALNVADSALILSLMEGPDTQDSYARPRPFIAKHTPLSQLRVGVPDARKLSSDYEDAFAAFLARLKPQTERVQTLPFDALFEVANLLYYGPWVAERVVGARGIYEQQPEALLPVIRQVLDVHQRFNAADTFNAQYQLQDLKRQAENIWQQCDVLCVPSAPRHPSMAEVEADPIGVNSEMGTYTNFVNLLGWSAIAIPASQLPDGLPFGITLIAPGWREPDLVRWAQQLEAQTNLCAGVTGLPAQNDGSLPTWLVPTQGETIEVAVVGAHLRGMSLNHELLACGARFREETSTASNYRLYALQGTVPPKPGMARSEEGAAITVEVWDMPVANFGRFVAGVPTPLGIGSVQLQDGRSVKGFICEGHALTQARDITTFGGWRAYCQSL from the coding sequence ATGCTGATTGGTTCATTTGAAGATTGGAAGCGGGCTTATCAAGAAGGCGCTGACCCTGCTGCATTGCTTGAGCAGCAGCGTCGTAGCCTGGCAAGCGATGACTCGGCCTGGATCAGCTTTGCCAGTGACGCGCAATTGAAAGCGCAGTTGCTGCAACTGGAGGCACTTCAGCAAACCCAAGGTCGTGAGCGTCTTCCTTTGTTCGGCATCCCCTTTGCAGTCAAGGACAACATCGATGTGGAGGGCTTTGTCACCACGGCAGCCTGCCCTGCTTTCGCCTATTCGGCACAGCGCGACGCTGTGGCAGTTCAGCGCCTCAGGCAAGCCGGAGCCATTGTTCTGGGCAAGACCAATCTGGACCAGTTTGCCACCGGTCTCGTCGGAACGCGCTCGCCATTTGGTGCCGTGCCCAATACGTTTGACAGCAGACTGATTTCCGGCGGCTCCAGTTCAGGCTCGGCATCTGTGGTGGCGCGTGGTCTGGTTCCATTTGCCCTGTCCACGGATACGGCTGGATCGGGCCGAATTCCTGCGGCCTTTAACCAGATCGTCGGAATCAAGCCCACTCCCGGTGCAGTGCCCGGCACTGGTTTGGTGCCTGCCTGCCGCACGCTGGATTGCATAGGCGTTCTGGCGCTGAATGTGGCCGATAGCGCTCTGATTCTGTCACTCATGGAAGGGCCTGACACACAGGACAGCTATGCCAGGCCACGTCCCTTCATCGCCAAACACACCCCACTGTCTCAACTGCGCGTGGGGGTACCTGATGCACGCAAGCTTTCCAGCGACTATGAGGATGCATTTGCTGCGTTTCTTGCGCGTCTGAAGCCGCAAACCGAACGGGTGCAAACCCTGCCCTTTGATGCATTGTTTGAAGTCGCCAATCTGCTGTACTACGGCCCCTGGGTGGCTGAACGGGTGGTCGGAGCACGCGGCATCTACGAACAACAGCCAGAAGCCTTGCTGCCAGTGATTCGCCAGGTTCTGGACGTACACCAGCGCTTCAATGCTGCTGATACCTTCAACGCCCAGTACCAACTGCAAGACCTGAAACGGCAAGCCGAGAATATCTGGCAACAATGTGATGTGCTGTGTGTTCCTAGCGCACCGCGCCACCCCTCCATGGCCGAGGTGGAAGCTGACCCCATCGGCGTCAACTCGGAGATGGGAACCTATACCAATTTCGTCAATCTTCTCGGTTGGTCGGCGATCGCAATCCCTGCATCGCAACTGCCAGACGGCCTGCCCTTTGGCATCACCTTGATAGCGCCGGGCTGGCGCGAGCCGGATCTGGTGCGCTGGGCTCAGCAGTTGGAAGCACAAACCAATCTGTGTGCCGGCGTGACAGGCCTTCCCGCCCAAAACGATGGCTCACTGCCAACATGGCTGGTACCGACACAAGGCGAGACCATCGAAGTAGCCGTGGTGGGTGCACATCTGCGAGGTATGTCTCTCAATCATGAATTGCTGGCTTGTGGTGCGCGCTTTCGCGAGGAGACGAGCACTGCCTCAAACTACCGCCTATATGCCCTGCAAGGCACGGTACCTCCCAAACCTGGAATGGCACGGTCAGAGGAAGGGGCTGCCATCACAGTCGAGGTGTGGGACATGCCAGTTGCCAACTTTGGCCGCTTTGTAGCCGGTGTCCCAACCCCTCTGGGCATTGGTTCGGTTCAGCTACAGGATGGACGCAGCGTGAAAGGCTTTATCTGCGAAGGCCATGCATTGACACAGGCCCGGGACATCACCACGTTCGGCGGCTGGCGCGCGTACTGCCAATCTCTGTGA
- a CDS encoding SDR family NAD(P)-dependent oxidoreductase gives MDRLKDKVAIVFGAGPNIGGTIAHFMAREGARVCVTDVSESAANDTVNFLRERGLEAFAMQGNARVDADVKRAVDETMARYGRLDISVNMAGRVHWSHVLDMKHDDWDDSVASFATAALITTQHCARAMIKSGNGGSMIHILSTAAHFGEADGAAYCSAKAGLLSFVRSSALDLAHLGIRVNSVTPCSMEHQLWTTMRDEMFNPEWKTPTSKGFYSRQEYLDQMPLRRFPRASDLAWATVFLASDESACMTGSDMAVDGGLRHKYPTWSPGRHYPLDVKDYARSIEWTKYGEPQGPLTDLMGEPV, from the coding sequence ATGGATAGACTCAAGGACAAAGTCGCCATTGTGTTTGGTGCGGGTCCCAATATCGGCGGCACGATTGCTCACTTCATGGCTCGCGAAGGTGCACGCGTTTGCGTCACCGATGTAAGCGAATCCGCAGCAAACGACACAGTCAACTTTCTACGCGAGCGCGGACTTGAAGCCTTTGCTATGCAAGGCAATGCTCGCGTCGATGCCGACGTTAAACGCGCAGTGGACGAAACCATGGCCCGTTACGGACGCCTCGACATTTCGGTGAATATGGCCGGACGCGTTCACTGGAGCCATGTTCTGGACATGAAGCACGACGACTGGGACGACTCTGTCGCTAGCTTTGCTACCGCCGCGCTGATCACCACGCAACACTGTGCGCGTGCAATGATCAAATCAGGTAACGGTGGCAGCATGATCCACATCCTTTCCACCGCGGCACACTTTGGCGAAGCCGATGGCGCAGCCTACTGCTCTGCCAAAGCCGGCTTGCTAAGTTTCGTTCGCTCGTCTGCGCTGGATCTCGCACATCTGGGCATCCGTGTGAACAGCGTCACACCTTGCTCCATGGAACACCAACTATGGACCACCATGCGGGACGAAATGTTCAATCCCGAATGGAAGACACCCACTAGCAAGGGCTTCTACTCGCGCCAGGAATATCTCGATCAGATGCCGCTTCGTCGCTTTCCACGCGCATCCGATCTTGCATGGGCGACCGTGTTCCTCGCATCCGACGAGTCGGCGTGCATGACGGGCTCAGACATGGCCGTAGATGGGGGGTTGCGGCACAAGTATCCCACTTGGTCCCCGGGTCGCCACTACCCGCTAGACGTCAAGGACTACGCCCGCTCCATTGAGTGGACGAAATATGGTGAACCACAGGGCCCGCTCACGGACCTGATGGGCGAACCCGTCTGA
- a CDS encoding alpha/beta hydrolase, whose product MSLSQAARDAAYDNTRAVTDSAQQLADFEVRSVELAQRSAGQLDVPFGTAERLRYDFFEGERGASTLLFIHGGYWQMRHKNTFRFVAQGALAHGLNAALIGYTLAPEATLTQIVEQVRSGIAAVRSHALQQRGNGRILLCGWSAGGHLTAMGFNCEGVVAGLGISGIYDLAPIAHTYLNQALRLSIEEIEQLSPLCLPATRKPFVTAYGTAELPQLQAQSQTFSAYRGGMEGDADVVVEGADHFSILNALAHEDGVLLQALLQHR is encoded by the coding sequence TTGAGCCTGTCGCAGGCCGCGCGTGATGCGGCCTACGACAACACCCGCGCCGTCACGGATAGCGCCCAGCAGCTCGCTGATTTTGAAGTTCGCAGTGTCGAGTTGGCGCAGCGATCTGCAGGGCAACTGGATGTGCCGTTTGGTACGGCAGAGCGTTTGCGCTATGACTTCTTTGAAGGTGAGAGAGGTGCCAGCACGCTGCTGTTCATTCACGGCGGCTATTGGCAGATGCGCCATAAGAACACTTTTCGGTTTGTGGCTCAGGGTGCGCTCGCGCATGGCCTCAACGCTGCTCTGATTGGATATACGCTGGCTCCCGAGGCCACGCTAACTCAAATCGTGGAGCAGGTGAGATCAGGCATCGCGGCTGTCCGCAGCCATGCCTTGCAGCAGCGCGGTAACGGACGCATCCTGCTATGCGGTTGGTCTGCAGGGGGGCATCTCACCGCGATGGGCTTCAATTGTGAGGGAGTGGTTGCAGGTCTGGGCATCAGCGGAATCTACGACCTGGCACCGATTGCTCATACCTATCTGAACCAGGCGCTCCGGCTATCCATCGAAGAAATCGAGCAACTGAGTCCCTTATGTCTGCCTGCAACACGCAAGCCGTTTGTGACAGCCTATGGAACGGCCGAACTTCCCCAGTTGCAGGCGCAGAGTCAAACCTTTTCGGCTTATCGCGGTGGCATGGAGGGTGATGCAGACGTCGTTGTAGAAGGCGCGGATCACTTCAGCATCCTGAATGCGCTGGCTCACGAGGATGGCGTGCTGCTGCAGGCCTTGCTACAGCATCGGTGA
- a CDS encoding ABC transporter permease produces the protein MPPQPSAAKVWMTTWLVPAVLPLLLLIAWDLAVRATGTMLVPSPKEVGLMLWDFAFGGIYDDAFSETLGIHWLKSMSRVYGAFGLAALLGIPLGLVIGKNAAVRRFVDPTLQMLRPVPVTAWLPLSMIFFGVGPNAAIFLVFLGAFFPIVINTTFGVKSVEPRLFEAAAMLGCQGASMFRQVVLPAAMPSIFNGLRLGHGIAWFLIVVGEMTGVPEGLGAAIMDGRMLSRTDVVIAGMVVIGFTGFVTDRLLVALNNRLLKWSPQHNV, from the coding sequence ATGCCGCCGCAACCTAGTGCCGCCAAGGTTTGGATGACGACCTGGCTGGTGCCTGCTGTGCTCCCACTGCTGCTGCTGATCGCTTGGGACTTGGCCGTGCGTGCGACCGGAACCATGCTGGTTCCTTCGCCCAAGGAAGTCGGGTTGATGCTGTGGGACTTCGCGTTTGGCGGTATCTATGACGATGCCTTCAGCGAAACTTTGGGTATTCACTGGTTGAAGTCCATGTCTCGTGTTTACGGGGCTTTTGGACTCGCTGCTCTGCTAGGCATCCCCCTGGGTCTGGTGATCGGTAAAAACGCCGCCGTACGCCGTTTTGTAGACCCCACGCTGCAAATGTTGCGCCCTGTGCCTGTGACGGCATGGCTTCCGCTGTCAATGATCTTCTTCGGTGTCGGCCCCAACGCGGCCATCTTCTTGGTGTTCCTTGGGGCGTTTTTTCCCATTGTCATCAACACCACCTTTGGCGTGAAGTCGGTGGAGCCTCGTCTGTTTGAAGCCGCCGCCATGCTGGGCTGTCAGGGCGCTTCCATGTTTCGTCAGGTGGTGCTGCCAGCGGCCATGCCATCCATCTTCAATGGCCTGCGCCTGGGTCACGGCATTGCATGGTTTTTGATCGTGGTCGGTGAGATGACGGGCGTTCCCGAAGGACTGGGGGCCGCCATCATGGACGGTCGCATGCTCTCGCGCACTGATGTGGTGATTGCCGGCATGGTCGTCATCGGCTTCACTGGCTTTGTCACCGACCGTCTGCTGGTCGCACTCAACAATCGTCTTCTCAAGTGGAGCCCGCAACACAATGTCTGA
- a CDS encoding GntR family transcriptional regulator has translation MSSTSLASLAYEKLRQALDNFQYVPGDRFSENEVGADLGMSRTPVREALVRLQREGYISVIPKLGWIVNSIDFTMFEQLYDVRSILECAALDLLVQTSDLEIRLHELTTLWCIPAPQRLSEIATVSRNDEQFHMALVAASGNQEMTRIHRDITDRIRIVRRLEFTRNYRIDVTYEEHGNILKALLCRDGLQAKSLLQQHIRVSRDEVKNITLHTLQNARQKQPSL, from the coding sequence ATGTCTTCCACCAGCCTCGCCAGCCTTGCTTACGAAAAACTACGCCAAGCCTTGGATAATTTTCAATATGTGCCTGGTGACCGCTTTAGCGAAAACGAAGTAGGCGCGGATCTCGGCATGAGCCGAACCCCTGTGCGCGAGGCGCTCGTACGCCTTCAGCGCGAAGGATATATCTCCGTCATACCCAAGCTCGGTTGGATCGTGAACAGCATTGACTTCACGATGTTCGAGCAGTTGTACGACGTGCGTTCGATACTGGAATGCGCAGCGCTGGATCTACTTGTGCAGACTTCCGACCTGGAAATACGTTTGCATGAGCTGACCACACTATGGTGTATCCCCGCGCCACAACGGCTGTCTGAAATAGCCACTGTCTCGCGCAACGATGAGCAGTTTCACATGGCCTTGGTGGCGGCCAGCGGCAATCAGGAGATGACTCGCATCCATCGCGATATAACTGACCGAATTCGTATCGTGCGGCGTCTGGAGTTCACGCGCAACTACCGCATTGACGTGACCTACGAGGAGCATGGCAACATCCTCAAAGCATTGCTATGCCGAGACGGCTTGCAGGCCAAGTCTTTGCTACAGCAACATATCCGTGTCAGCCGTGATGAGGTAAAAAACATCACCTTGCATACCCTGCAGAATGCGAGACAGAAACAGCCTTCCCTTTAA